A window from Salvia miltiorrhiza cultivar Shanhuang (shh) chromosome 2, IMPLAD_Smil_shh, whole genome shotgun sequence encodes these proteins:
- the LOC131010486 gene encoding protein RADIALIS-like 3, which yields MASSSLTSSRSSWTSKQNKQFEEALARYDKDTPERWHNIARAVGGKSADEVRRHYEVLVKDIMQIETDQVPIPNYRALARGYAHEQRLMRNLKLQ from the exons ATGGCCTCAAGCTCGTTGACATCTTCACGTAGCTCGTGGACATCGAAGCAAAACAAGCAGTTCGAGGAGGCCCTAGCAAGGTACGACAAGGACACACCGGAGCGTTGGCACAACATAGCCAGAGCAGTTGGTGGGAAATCTGCAGATGAAGTGAGGAGGCATTATGAAGTCCTGGTTAAAGACATTATGCAAATAGAGACTGATCAAGTGCCCATTCCCAACTACAGAGCCCTTGCAAGAGGATATGCCCATGAACAGAG GCTTATGAGGAATCTCAAGCTGCAGTGA
- the LOC131010480 gene encoding zinc-finger homeodomain protein 5-like — protein sequence MSLPGEDKEMRVQGYSLENPPDKSRGSDPYSGGSKHKPGSNNHPRVSYRECLKNHAANIGGNVTDGCGEFMPSGDEGSLEALKCAACSCHRNFHRREHHGESPATAAMVHPLQLPPPLPSPSMSQHRAGTHWSPMVQPVKMAFGGAGSAGTDSSSEELNFNAFHSSAVAPPPPQFVAKKRFRTKFTAEQKEKMLEFAEKLGWRIPREDDTEVQRFCAEVGVKRQVFKVWMHNNKTSSSSKKIPQEF from the coding sequence ATGTCGTTACCTGGCGAAGACAAGGAAATGAGGGTACAAGGATACTCCCTCGAGAACCCGCCTGATAAATCGCGGGGCTCCGACCCGTATTCGGGCGGATCCAAGCACAAACCCGGCTCCAACAATCACCCGCGGGTGAGCTACCGCGAGTGCCTCAAGAACCACGCCGCCAACATCGGCGGCAACGTCACCGACGGCTGCGGCGAGTTCATGCCCAGCGGCGACGAGGGCAGCCTGGAGGCGCTCAAGTGCGCCGCCTGCAGCTGCCACCGCAACTTCCACCGCCGGGAGCACCACGGCGAGTCTCCCGCCACCGCCGCCATGGTGCACCCCCTCCAGCTGCCGCCCCCGCTCCCGTCCCCCTCCATGAGCCAGCACCGCGCCGGCACCCACTGGAGCCCCATGGTGCAGCCGGTGAAGATGGCCTTCGGCGGGGCCGGGAGCGCCGGCACCGACTCCTCCAGCGAGGAGCTCAACTTCAACGCCTTCCACTCGAGCGCggtggcgccgccgccgccgcagttCGTGGCGAAGAAGAGGTTCCGGACCAAGTTCACGGCGGAGCAGAAGGAGAAGATGCTGGAGTTCGCGGAGAAGCTGGGGTGGCGGATTCCCAGAGAAGACGACACCGAGGTGCAGAGATTCTGCGCTGAGGTTGGTGTTAAGAGGCAGGTTTTCAAAGTCTGGATgcataacaacaaaacttcttCTTCCTCCAAGAAAATTCCCCAAGAATTTTAG